In Serratia marcescens subsp. marcescens ATCC 13880, a single genomic region encodes these proteins:
- a CDS encoding maltoporin produces MTTLRKLPLALAVAAGVLSTQALAVDFHGYARSGIGWTGSGGEQQCFKATGAASKYRLGNECETYAELKLGQEVWKEGDKSFYFDTNLAYSVSQRSDWEDVTPGFREVNVQGKNLIEWLPGSTLWAGKRFYQRHDVHMIDFYYWDISGPGAGLENIDLGFGKLSAAVTRNSESGGSYGYLDNEWKQRPTVNDTFDLRLAGLELNPGGTLELGVDYGRANAQDNYRLADGASKDGWMFTAEHTQSILNGYNKFVLQYATDSMTSQNNGRNEGATIDNNGKMIRVLDHGAIDFNDQWALMYVAMFQDIDRDNNNGTTWYTVGVRPMYKWTPIMSTLLEAGYDNVKSQRTGDRNGQYKVTLAQQWQAGNSIWSRPAIRLFATYAKWDEKWGYATGDDTGYNAGTAYNDTSMHTFSRGKDDEVTFGAQMEIWW; encoded by the coding sequence ATGACTACTCTGCGCAAACTTCCTCTGGCACTGGCTGTCGCCGCCGGTGTTCTCTCTACTCAGGCGCTGGCCGTGGATTTCCACGGTTACGCCCGTTCCGGCATCGGCTGGACCGGCAGCGGCGGTGAGCAACAGTGCTTCAAGGCCACCGGCGCCGCGAGCAAATACCGTCTCGGCAACGAATGCGAAACCTACGCCGAACTGAAACTGGGGCAGGAAGTGTGGAAAGAAGGCGACAAGAGCTTCTATTTCGACACTAACCTGGCCTATTCGGTCTCGCAGCGTTCCGACTGGGAAGACGTGACGCCGGGCTTCCGCGAAGTGAACGTGCAGGGTAAAAACCTGATCGAGTGGCTGCCGGGCTCCACGCTGTGGGCCGGTAAGCGTTTCTATCAGCGTCATGACGTTCACATGATCGACTTCTACTACTGGGATATCTCCGGCCCGGGCGCCGGTCTGGAAAACATCGATCTGGGCTTCGGCAAGCTGTCCGCCGCCGTGACCCGCAACTCCGAATCCGGCGGCTCTTACGGCTATCTGGATAACGAATGGAAACAGCGTCCGACCGTCAACGACACTTTCGACCTGCGTCTGGCCGGCCTGGAGTTGAACCCGGGCGGCACCCTGGAGCTGGGCGTGGACTACGGCCGCGCCAATGCGCAGGATAACTACCGCCTGGCCGACGGCGCCAGCAAAGACGGTTGGATGTTCACCGCGGAACACACGCAGAGCATCCTGAACGGTTACAACAAGTTCGTGCTGCAGTACGCGACCGACTCGATGACCTCGCAGAACAACGGCCGCAACGAAGGCGCCACCATCGATAACAACGGCAAGATGATCCGCGTGCTGGATCACGGCGCCATCGACTTCAACGATCAATGGGCGCTGATGTATGTCGCCATGTTCCAGGACATCGACCGCGACAACAACAACGGCACCACCTGGTACACCGTGGGCGTGCGCCCGATGTACAAATGGACGCCGATCATGAGCACCTTGCTGGAAGCCGGCTATGACAACGTCAAGTCCCAACGCACCGGCGATCGCAACGGCCAGTATAAAGTGACCCTGGCGCAGCAATGGCAGGCGGGCAACAGCATCTGGTCGCGTCCGGCCATCCGCCTGTTCGCCACCTACGCCAAGTGGGATGAGAAGTGGGGCTACGCCACCGGCGATGACACCGGGTATAACGCCGGCACCGCTTACAACGACACCAGCATGCATACCTTCAGCCGCGGCAAGGATGACGAAGTCACCTTCGGCGCCCAGATGGAAATTTGGTGGTAA
- the malK gene encoding maltose/maltodextrin ABC transporter ATP-binding protein MalK, producing MASVTLRSVYKAFGEAVISKDVNLTIEDGEFVVFVGPSGCGKSTLLRMIAGLEDITSGDLLIGEKRMNEVPPSERGIGMVFQSYALYPHLSVADNMSFGLKLAGARKAEINQRVNQVSEVLQLAHLLDRRPKALSGGQRQRVAIGRTLVAEPDVFLLDEPLSNLDAALRVQMRIEISRLHKRLQRTMIYVTHDQVEAMTLADKIVVLDAGRVAQVGKPLELYHYPANRFVAGFIGSPKMNFLPVKVTAAEPRQVQVELPNRQLVWLPVEGAGVQPGANLSLGIRPEHLLPGEASEVRLTGDVQVVEQLGNETQIHIQIPAIRQNLVYRQNDVVLVEEGATFAIGLPPHRCHLFREDGTACKRLHQEPGV from the coding sequence ATGGCTAGCGTGACACTGCGCAGCGTTTATAAGGCCTTCGGTGAGGCCGTGATTTCCAAAGACGTCAATCTGACTATCGAAGACGGCGAGTTTGTGGTGTTTGTCGGGCCGTCGGGCTGCGGCAAATCGACGCTGCTGCGCATGATCGCCGGGCTGGAGGACATCACCTCCGGCGACCTGCTGATCGGCGAGAAACGTATGAATGAGGTGCCGCCTTCCGAGCGCGGCATCGGCATGGTGTTCCAGTCCTACGCGCTGTATCCGCACCTGTCGGTGGCGGACAACATGTCGTTCGGCCTGAAGCTGGCCGGCGCCAGGAAAGCGGAAATCAATCAACGGGTGAACCAGGTCTCCGAGGTGCTGCAGCTGGCGCACCTGCTCGATCGGCGGCCGAAGGCGCTGTCCGGCGGGCAGCGTCAGCGGGTGGCGATCGGCCGCACGCTGGTGGCCGAGCCGGACGTATTCCTGCTCGACGAACCGCTGTCCAACCTCGATGCCGCGCTGCGGGTGCAGATGCGCATCGAGATCTCCCGTCTGCACAAGCGCCTGCAGCGCACCATGATTTACGTCACTCACGATCAGGTCGAAGCGATGACGCTGGCCGACAAGATCGTGGTGCTCGACGCCGGTCGCGTGGCGCAGGTCGGCAAGCCGCTGGAACTGTACCACTACCCGGCCAACCGCTTCGTCGCCGGGTTCATCGGCTCGCCGAAGATGAACTTCCTGCCGGTCAAGGTCACCGCGGCGGAGCCGCGACAGGTGCAGGTCGAACTGCCCAACCGCCAACTGGTCTGGCTGCCGGTGGAAGGCGCGGGCGTTCAGCCCGGCGCCAACCTGTCACTGGGCATTCGCCCCGAACATCTGCTGCCCGGCGAAGCCTCTGAAGTGCGGCTTACCGGCGACGTACAGGTGGTGGAGCAGCTCGGCAACGAGACGCAAATCCACATCCAAATCCCGGCCATCCGTCAAAACCTGGTGTACCGCCAGAACGACGTGGTGCTGGTAGAAGAAGGTGCCACATTCGCCATCGGCCTGCCGCCTCACCGCTGCCATCTGTTCCGTGAAGACGGTACGGCATGTAAACGGCTGCACCAGGAGCCGGGCGTTTAA
- a CDS encoding alpha-amylase family glycosyl hydrolase — translation MSSMPIATQPTLYRIHPASFRDGNGDGVGDAHGMLAALPYLKALSIDGLLLPQTLAPEAEATVTGEGLTLWYGDEANRVRNAVAPQRFAHGALALDVMPFSAEKLAAVLHARRATLTDSLWSTGDADQPRVVSRWGQGDLRSAAAFLTLLAMLPAPICLYQGEELGLPHAAGLQDPRGARTPMPWHEAPEQVTAGEISWYQQVAIEHRALAISRQQHDSHSTLRYCQALLALRRSPLIQRGELNAVSQRDGVVRLLITHQDQCLEALINLQPYTQAAAPSEATLPLAWQHGAQQEGHQWVLAGFASAIFTRHVNCESRGVTHG, via the coding sequence ATGTCGTCAATGCCTATCGCCACTCAGCCCACCCTGTACCGGATCCATCCGGCCAGTTTCCGTGACGGAAACGGGGACGGCGTGGGCGACGCACACGGCATGCTGGCGGCGCTGCCGTACCTGAAAGCGCTGTCGATCGACGGCCTGCTGCTGCCGCAGACGCTGGCGCCGGAGGCCGAGGCGACGGTGACGGGCGAAGGGCTGACGCTGTGGTACGGCGATGAAGCCAACCGCGTTCGCAATGCCGTCGCGCCGCAGCGGTTCGCCCACGGCGCGCTGGCGCTGGACGTGATGCCGTTCAGCGCGGAGAAGCTGGCGGCGGTGTTGCACGCCCGCCGCGCCACGTTGACGGATAGCCTGTGGAGCACCGGGGACGCCGATCAGCCAAGAGTGGTCAGCCGCTGGGGGCAAGGCGACCTGCGTTCCGCCGCCGCCTTTTTGACGCTGTTGGCGATGTTGCCGGCGCCGATCTGCCTGTATCAGGGCGAAGAGCTGGGGCTGCCGCATGCCGCCGGCCTGCAGGATCCGCGCGGCGCGCGAACGCCGATGCCGTGGCATGAAGCCCCCGAACAGGTCACCGCCGGGGAGATCAGCTGGTATCAGCAGGTGGCGATCGAACACCGCGCATTGGCCATCAGCCGCCAACAGCACGACAGCCACTCCACCTTACGTTACTGCCAGGCGCTGTTGGCCCTGCGCCGTTCGCCGCTCATCCAGCGCGGCGAGCTGAACGCGGTCAGCCAGCGGGACGGCGTGGTGCGCTTACTTATTACCCATCAGGATCAATGCCTTGAAGCGCTGATAAACCTGCAGCCTTATACTCAGGCGGCCGCGCCGTCTGAGGCGACCTTGCCGTTGGCATGGCAGCACGGCGCGCAGCAAGAGGGTCATCAATGGGTTTTGGCGGGCTTTGCCTCCGCCATTTTCACACGACATGTTAACTGCGAAAGCAGGGGAGTAACGCATGGCTAG
- the malE gene encoding maltose/maltodextrin ABC transporter substrate-binding protein MalE, producing MTRSITLARTLALSALATLVLSSSAFAKIEEGKLVIWINGDKGYNGLAEVGKKFEKDTGIKVTVEHPDKLEEKYPQVAATGDGPDIIFWAHDRFGGYAQSGLLAEIHPSKAFQDKLFPFTWDAVRYDGKLIGYPIAVEALSLIYNKDLVKQPPKTWEEIPALDKQLRAGGKSAIMWNLQEPYFTWPIIAADGGYAFKYENGKYNIKDVGVANAGSQAGLQFIVDLVKNKHINADTDYSIAEAAFNKGQTAMTINGPWAWNNIEQSKINYGVTLLPTFKGKPSKPFVGVLTAGINAASPNKELATEFLENYLLTNEGLADVNKDKPLGAVALKSYQEALAKDPKIAATMQNSQNGEIMPNIPQMSAFWYAERSAVINAVSGRQTVKAALDDVQTRITK from the coding sequence ATGACTCGCAGCATTACCCTCGCCCGCACGCTGGCGCTCTCGGCACTGGCCACCCTGGTGCTCTCTTCTTCCGCCTTCGCCAAGATTGAGGAAGGCAAACTGGTTATCTGGATCAACGGCGACAAGGGCTATAACGGCCTGGCGGAAGTCGGCAAGAAATTCGAAAAAGACACCGGCATCAAGGTTACCGTCGAGCACCCGGACAAACTGGAAGAAAAATACCCGCAGGTGGCCGCCACCGGCGACGGTCCTGACATCATTTTCTGGGCCCACGACCGCTTCGGCGGCTATGCGCAGTCCGGCCTGTTGGCCGAAATCCACCCGTCCAAAGCCTTCCAGGACAAGCTGTTCCCGTTCACCTGGGACGCCGTGCGCTATGACGGCAAGCTGATCGGCTACCCGATCGCCGTCGAAGCGCTGTCGCTGATTTACAACAAGGACCTGGTCAAACAGCCGCCGAAGACCTGGGAAGAGATCCCGGCGCTGGACAAACAGCTGCGCGCCGGCGGCAAGAGCGCCATCATGTGGAACCTGCAGGAACCCTACTTCACCTGGCCTATCATCGCCGCCGACGGCGGTTATGCCTTCAAGTATGAAAACGGCAAATACAACATCAAGGATGTCGGCGTCGCCAACGCCGGTTCGCAGGCCGGCCTGCAGTTCATCGTCGATCTGGTGAAAAACAAACACATCAACGCCGATACCGACTACTCGATCGCCGAAGCCGCGTTCAACAAAGGCCAGACCGCGATGACCATCAACGGGCCGTGGGCCTGGAACAACATCGAGCAGAGCAAAATCAACTACGGCGTGACGCTGCTGCCGACCTTCAAAGGCAAGCCGTCCAAACCGTTCGTCGGCGTGCTGACCGCCGGCATCAACGCCGCCAGCCCGAATAAAGAGCTGGCGACCGAGTTCCTCGAGAACTACCTGCTGACCAACGAAGGGCTGGCGGACGTCAACAAAGACAAACCGCTGGGCGCGGTGGCGCTGAAGTCCTATCAGGAAGCGCTGGCCAAAGATCCGAAGATCGCCGCCACCATGCAGAACTCGCAAAACGGGGAAATCATGCCGAACATCCCGCAGATGAGCGCCTTCTGGTACGCCGAACGCAGCGCGGTGATCAACGCCGTCAGCGGCCGTCAGACGGTGAAAGCCGCGCTGGACGACGTACAGACCCGTATCACCAAGTAA
- the malF gene encoding maltose ABC transporter permease MalF, with translation MQFAHAGTPARKKSKWWQSDALKWLVVGLFSLVTCYLIVLMYAQGEYLFAILTLILVSAGLYVFANRRAYAWRYVYPGIAGMGLFVLFPLICTIAIAFTNYSSTNQLTFERAQSVLMQRQFQSGKTFTFGLYPAENQQWRLQLTPPDSEQPLLSEPFRLDAAAPQTLTLTTQSAAPQGERATLRVITQNRQALSQLVAQLPDGGELRMSSLRQFSGTRPLYALDKDGSTLTNNQTQVRYRPNGDIGFYQAINADGGWAQETLSPGYTVTTGWKNFLRVLQDEGIKKPFVSIFIWTIVFSVMTVILTVAVGMVLACVVQWEALKGKAIYRVLLILPYAVPSFISILIFKGLFNQSFGEINMMLSHLFGIKPAWFSDPLTAKSMILIVNTWLGYPYMMILCMGLLKAIPDDLYEASAMDGANPWQNFFRITLPLLIKPLTPLMIASFAFNFNNFVLIQLLTNGGPDMIGTTTPAGYTDLLVSYTYRIAFEGGGGQDFGLAAAIATLIFLLVGALAILNLKASKMNFD, from the coding sequence ATGCAATTCGCTCACGCCGGGACGCCCGCGCGTAAAAAATCGAAGTGGTGGCAAAGCGACGCGCTGAAATGGCTGGTGGTCGGCCTGTTCAGCCTGGTGACCTGCTACCTGATTGTGTTGATGTATGCACAGGGTGAATACCTGTTCGCCATCCTGACGCTGATCCTGGTCAGCGCCGGGCTTTACGTCTTCGCCAACCGCCGCGCCTACGCCTGGCGCTATGTGTATCCCGGCATCGCCGGCATGGGGCTGTTCGTCCTGTTCCCGCTGATCTGCACCATCGCCATCGCCTTTACCAACTACAGCAGCACCAACCAGCTGACCTTTGAGCGCGCGCAATCGGTGCTGATGCAACGCCAGTTCCAGAGCGGCAAAACCTTCACTTTCGGCCTCTACCCGGCGGAAAATCAGCAGTGGCGTCTGCAGCTGACGCCACCGGACAGTGAACAGCCGCTGCTCTCCGAGCCTTTCCGCCTCGACGCCGCGGCGCCGCAAACCCTGACATTGACCACACAGAGCGCCGCGCCGCAGGGCGAGCGCGCCACGCTGCGGGTGATCACCCAGAACCGACAGGCGCTGAGCCAGCTGGTGGCGCAACTGCCCGACGGCGGTGAATTGCGCATGAGTTCACTGCGCCAGTTCTCCGGCACCCGTCCGCTGTATGCGCTGGACAAAGACGGCAGTACGCTGACCAATAACCAGACCCAGGTGCGCTACCGGCCGAACGGCGACATCGGCTTCTATCAGGCGATCAACGCCGACGGCGGCTGGGCGCAGGAAACCCTGAGCCCGGGCTATACCGTCACCACCGGCTGGAAAAACTTCCTGCGGGTGCTGCAGGACGAGGGCATCAAGAAACCGTTCGTATCGATCTTCATCTGGACCATCGTGTTCTCGGTGATGACGGTGATCCTCACCGTGGCGGTCGGCATGGTGCTGGCCTGCGTGGTGCAGTGGGAGGCGCTGAAAGGCAAGGCGATCTACCGCGTGCTGCTGATCCTGCCCTATGCGGTGCCGTCGTTCATCTCGATCCTGATCTTCAAAGGGTTGTTCAACCAGAGCTTCGGCGAAATCAACATGATGCTCAGCCATCTGTTCGGCATCAAACCCGCCTGGTTCAGCGATCCGCTCACCGCCAAGAGCATGATCCTGATCGTCAACACCTGGCTCGGCTACCCGTACATGATGATCCTGTGCATGGGGCTGCTGAAAGCGATCCCGGACGATCTGTACGAGGCCTCGGCGATGGACGGCGCCAACCCGTGGCAAAACTTCTTCCGCATCACCTTACCGCTGCTGATCAAGCCGCTGACGCCGCTGATGATCGCCAGCTTCGCCTTCAACTTTAACAACTTCGTGCTGATCCAGCTGCTGACCAACGGCGGCCCGGACATGATCGGCACCACTACGCCGGCCGGCTATACCGATCTGCTGGTCAGCTACACCTACCGCATCGCCTTCGAAGGCGGCGGCGGACAAGACTTCGGCCTGGCGGCCGCCATCGCCACGCTGATCTTCCTGCTGGTGGGCGCGCTGGCGATCCTGAATTTGAAAGCCAGCAAGATGAACTTTGATTAG
- the malG gene encoding maltose ABC transporter permease MalG, translating to MAMVQPKSQRLRLWITHILMLCFIALIMFPLLMVVAISLRSGNFATGSLIPETLSWDHWRLALGFSVTHADGSVTPPPFPVLLWLWNSIKIAAITAIGIVTLSTTCAYAFARMRFRGKSTLLKSMLIFQMFPAVLSLVALYALFDRLGQYIPFIGLNTHGGVIFAYMGGIALHVWTIKGYFETIDNSLEEAAALDGATPWQAFRLVLLPLSVPILAVVFILSFIAAITEVPVASLLLRDVNSYTLAVGMQQYLNPQNYLWGDFAAAAVLSAIPITAVFLLAQRWLVGGLTAGGVKG from the coding sequence ATGGCCATGGTTCAACCCAAATCCCAGCGCCTGCGCCTGTGGATCACCCATATCTTGATGCTGTGCTTTATCGCCCTGATCATGTTTCCGCTGCTGATGGTGGTCGCCATCTCGCTGCGCTCCGGCAACTTCGCCACCGGCAGCCTGATACCGGAAACCCTCTCTTGGGATCACTGGCGGCTGGCGCTTGGCTTCAGCGTCACCCACGCCGACGGCAGCGTGACGCCGCCGCCGTTCCCGGTGCTGCTGTGGCTGTGGAACTCCATCAAGATCGCGGCGATCACCGCCATCGGCATCGTGACGCTGTCCACCACCTGCGCCTACGCCTTCGCCCGCATGCGTTTTCGCGGCAAGAGCACGTTGCTGAAAAGCATGCTGATCTTCCAGATGTTCCCGGCGGTGCTGTCGCTGGTGGCGCTGTACGCCCTGTTCGATCGCCTGGGCCAGTACATTCCGTTTATCGGCCTGAACACCCACGGCGGCGTGATTTTCGCCTACATGGGCGGCATCGCGCTGCACGTCTGGACCATCAAGGGCTATTTCGAAACCATCGACAATTCGCTGGAAGAAGCGGCGGCGCTGGATGGCGCCACGCCGTGGCAAGCGTTCCGTCTGGTGCTGTTGCCGCTGTCGGTGCCGATTCTGGCGGTGGTATTCATTCTGTCATTTATCGCCGCCATCACCGAAGTGCCGGTGGCGTCGCTGCTGCTGCGCGATGTGAACAGCTACACGCTGGCGGTGGGGATGCAGCAATATCTCAACCCGCAGAACTACCTGTGGGGCGACTTCGCCGCCGCCGCGGTGCTGTCGGCGATACCGATTACCGCCGTGTTCCTGCTGGCGCAGCGCTGGCTGGTGGGCGGCCTGACGGCCGGCGGCGTGAAGGGGTAA
- the psiE gene encoding phosphate-starvation-inducible protein PsiE yields the protein MAKTSRSIMIAKGLQRVLNVGLLLLAAILVVFLVKETIHLAKVLFINSEESSSYLLIEGIVIYFLYFEFIALIVKYFESGYHFPLRYFIYIGITAIIRLIIVDHKNPIDTLIYAAAILVLVVTLYLANTDRLKRE from the coding sequence ATGGCAAAAACGTCGCGTTCGATCATGATAGCGAAAGGGCTGCAGCGAGTGCTGAACGTGGGCTTGTTGCTGCTGGCGGCAATTCTGGTGGTGTTTCTGGTCAAGGAAACCATCCATCTGGCGAAGGTGTTATTTATCAACAGCGAAGAGTCGTCCTCTTACCTGTTGATTGAAGGCATCGTGATTTATTTCCTGTACTTTGAATTTATCGCTTTGATCGTCAAGTATTTTGAGTCGGGGTATCATTTCCCGCTGCGCTATTTTATTTACATTGGCATTACCGCGATTATTCGTTTGATTATCGTGGACCACAAAAACCCCATCGATACCCTGATCTACGCCGCGGCGATATTGGTGCTGGTGGTGACGCTCTACCTGGCCAATACCGATCGGCTGAAACGGGAGTAG
- a CDS encoding capsule assembly Wzi family protein — MRAKLNGLVAAGLFTCALSGHAAGLVAPDNDLRNDLAWLSDRGVINVSLSTWPLSQEEISSVIAQAKPVTNTEKNVIDRVQRRVDALKANIRVSGYASTDKPGTPQGFGQNEYADDRLTIGAGANGEFWDVRLQGSVEGDQRVSDGSKFNMNGSYGAVKIWNQWLSFGEVSQWWGPGYDGSLIRSDAARPVAGFMLQRADQSPFETPWLSWIGRWQYQLSAGQLSQYAAVPDTKLIGGRLTMMPTDFLELGASRVMMWGGDGRPHSWSSFWDGVTGNDNTGDPKNDPGNQLGGFDFKLKLQPLIGMPVSFYGQITGEDEAGMLPSHNAYMLGLEGHPEWGPTTINWHIEGSDTRSNGNANNVMYNHYIYRGGYYQQGYPLGHAMGGDGQMLSGRVEMVLDDGQRWSTRLVYAKVNPNNQTINRAFPRSDTLKGIQLGWGYSFDSQVKFDTSLWYTDSDHSTADDVGAGISFEVPINL; from the coding sequence ATGCGCGCTAAACTTAACGGACTGGTCGCTGCGGGCCTGTTTACCTGTGCATTGTCCGGCCACGCCGCCGGCCTGGTAGCCCCTGACAACGATCTGCGTAACGATCTCGCCTGGTTGTCTGACCGCGGCGTCATCAACGTCAGCCTGTCCACCTGGCCGCTGAGTCAGGAAGAGATCAGTTCCGTTATCGCGCAGGCCAAGCCGGTGACCAACACCGAGAAAAACGTCATCGACCGCGTACAGCGCCGTGTCGATGCTCTGAAAGCCAACATCCGCGTCAGCGGTTACGCGTCGACCGATAAACCCGGCACCCCGCAGGGCTTCGGCCAAAACGAGTACGCCGACGATCGCCTGACCATCGGCGCCGGCGCCAACGGCGAGTTCTGGGACGTGCGTCTGCAGGGCTCGGTGGAAGGCGATCAGCGCGTCAGCGACGGTTCCAAATTCAACATGAACGGCTCCTACGGCGCAGTGAAAATCTGGAACCAATGGCTCTCCTTCGGCGAGGTTTCCCAGTGGTGGGGGCCGGGTTACGACGGCAGCCTGATCCGCTCCGACGCCGCGCGCCCGGTGGCCGGCTTTATGCTGCAGCGCGCCGACCAATCGCCGTTTGAAACCCCGTGGCTGTCGTGGATCGGCCGCTGGCAATACCAGCTGTCCGCCGGCCAGCTGTCGCAATACGCAGCCGTACCGGACACCAAGCTGATCGGCGGCCGCCTGACCATGATGCCGACCGACTTTCTGGAGCTGGGCGCTTCACGCGTCATGATGTGGGGTGGTGATGGCCGTCCGCACTCCTGGAGTTCCTTCTGGGATGGCGTAACCGGCAACGATAACACCGGCGATCCGAAAAACGATCCGGGCAACCAGTTGGGCGGTTTTGACTTCAAACTCAAGCTGCAGCCGCTCATCGGCATGCCGGTCAGCTTTTATGGCCAGATCACCGGTGAAGATGAAGCAGGCATGTTGCCTTCGCATAACGCTTACATGCTGGGGCTTGAAGGCCATCCGGAATGGGGCCCGACCACGATCAACTGGCATATCGAAGGTTCTGATACCCGCTCTAACGGCAACGCCAACAACGTAATGTACAACCACTACATCTATCGGGGCGGTTACTACCAGCAAGGTTATCCGCTGGGCCACGCGATGGGCGGCGACGGCCAGATGCTGTCCGGGCGCGTGGAAATGGTGCTGGACGATGGCCAACGTTGGAGCACCCGTCTGGTGTACGCCAAGGTGAACCCGAACAACCAAACCATCAACCGGGCGTTCCCGCGTTCCGATACGCTGAAAGGCATTCAGCTCGGCTGGGGTTACAGCTTCGATTCTCAGGTTAAGTTCGATACCAGCCTGTGGTACACCGACAGCGATCACAGCACCGCCGATGACGTGGGTGCAGGCATCAGCTTCGAAGTGCCAATCAATCTGTAA
- the pgi gene encoding glucose-6-phosphate isomerase produces the protein MKNINPSQTAAWQALQQHYAQMKDVRIADLFAQDSDRFSRFSATFNDQMLVDYSKNRITQETLEKLQALAKETDLQGAIKSMFAGEKINRTEDRAVLHIALRNRSNSPILVDGKDVMPEVNAVLAKIKQFCARVIGGEWKGYTGKPITDVVNIGIGGSDLGPYMVTEALRPYKNHLNMHFVSNVDGTHIAETLQPLNPETTLFLVASKTFTTQETMTNAHSARDWFLSSAADQQHVAKHFAALSTNGKAVAEFGIDTDNMFEFWDWVGGRYSLWSAIGLSIALSIGYDNFEQLLSGAHAMDKHFAETPAEKNLPVLLALIGIWYNNFFGAETEAILPYDQYMHRFAAYFQQGNMESNGKYVDRNGNPVDYQTGPIIWGEPGTNGQHAFYQLIHQGTKLVPCDFIAPAISHNPLGDHHAKLLSNFFAQTEALAFGKSLEVVEAEFAAQGKTPEQVKHVAPFKVFEGNRPTNSILLREITPFSLGSLIALYEHKIFTQGAILNIFTFDQWGVELGKQLANRILPELAGSEKISSHDSSTNALINRFKEWR, from the coding sequence ATGAAAAATATCAATCCTAGTCAAACCGCTGCTTGGCAAGCCCTGCAGCAACATTATGCACAGATGAAAGACGTACGGATCGCCGACCTGTTCGCCCAGGACAGCGATCGTTTCTCCAGGTTCTCCGCGACCTTCAACGACCAAATGTTGGTGGACTATTCCAAGAACCGCATCACGCAGGAAACCCTGGAGAAGCTGCAGGCGCTGGCGAAAGAAACCGATCTGCAAGGCGCCATCAAATCGATGTTCGCCGGTGAGAAAATCAACCGCACCGAAGATCGCGCGGTGCTGCATATTGCCCTGCGCAACCGCAGCAACAGCCCGATCCTGGTCGACGGCAAAGACGTGATGCCGGAAGTGAACGCGGTATTGGCCAAGATCAAACAGTTCTGCGCGCGCGTCATCGGCGGCGAGTGGAAAGGCTACACCGGCAAGCCGATCACCGACGTGGTGAACATCGGCATCGGCGGTTCGGATCTCGGCCCTTACATGGTGACCGAAGCGCTGCGCCCTTATAAAAACCACCTGAACATGCACTTCGTCTCCAACGTCGACGGCACCCACATCGCCGAAACGCTGCAGCCGCTGAATCCGGAAACCACGCTGTTCCTGGTGGCCTCCAAAACCTTCACCACTCAGGAAACCATGACCAACGCCCACAGCGCGCGCGACTGGTTCCTGAGCAGCGCCGCCGATCAACAGCACGTGGCCAAGCACTTCGCCGCGCTGTCCACCAACGGCAAAGCGGTGGCCGAGTTCGGCATCGATACCGACAACATGTTCGAATTCTGGGACTGGGTCGGCGGCCGCTACTCCCTGTGGTCGGCGATCGGTTTGTCGATTGCGCTGTCCATCGGTTATGACAACTTCGAGCAGCTGCTGAGCGGCGCGCACGCCATGGACAAGCACTTCGCCGAAACGCCGGCGGAGAAAAACCTGCCGGTGTTGCTGGCGCTGATCGGTATTTGGTACAACAACTTCTTTGGCGCCGAAACCGAAGCCATTCTGCCGTACGATCAGTACATGCACCGTTTTGCCGCTTACTTCCAGCAGGGCAACATGGAATCCAACGGCAAGTACGTCGATCGCAACGGCAACCCGGTGGATTACCAGACCGGTCCCATCATTTGGGGCGAGCCGGGCACCAACGGCCAGCATGCGTTCTATCAGTTGATCCACCAGGGCACCAAGCTGGTGCCGTGCGATTTCATCGCGCCGGCCATCAGCCATAACCCGCTGGGCGATCATCACGCCAAACTGCTGTCCAACTTCTTCGCTCAGACCGAAGCGCTGGCGTTCGGCAAGTCGCTGGAAGTGGTGGAAGCCGAGTTCGCGGCGCAGGGCAAAACTCCTGAGCAGGTCAAGCACGTGGCGCCGTTCAAGGTGTTTGAAGGCAACCGGCCGACCAACTCGATCCTGCTGCGCGAAATCACCCCGTTCAGTCTGGGCAGCCTGATCGCGCTGTATGAGCACAAGATCTTCACCCAGGGCGCGATCCTGAACATCTTCACCTTCGATCAGTGGGGCGTGGAGCTGGGCAAACAGCTGGCTAACCGCATCCTGCCGGAGCTGGCGGGCAGCGAGAAAATCAGCAGCCACGACAGCTCGACCAATGCGCTGATCAACCGCTTCAAGGAATGGCGCTAA